A region from the Paenibacillus humicola genome encodes:
- the cyoE gene encoding heme o synthase: MPSRGSEAGKLAVLKDYVALTKPSIIRLNAIAAFGGFWVASKWHINWWLLLFMLIGSALTMASACVINNYWDRELDKKMERTRGRALPMNRLRPGPVLVYGIILGVVGLAVLFVLVNPLTGWLGLLGYFVYVVVYTMWLKRTSTWSTSIGGVSGAMPPVIGYCAVTGHVDAGAWMLFALLFLWQPAHFWSLAIRRVEEYRAAGYPLLPVVKGIRRTKLQMIPYTLLLIPTGILMYLYGYVGYFFLGISILGGVLWLVQTLVGLRTSDDTKWAKINFIISVNYLMVVFLVMIADTTWSV; the protein is encoded by the coding sequence GTGCCCTCACGCGGATCGGAAGCGGGGAAGCTGGCTGTGTTAAAAGATTATGTGGCCCTAACAAAACCGAGCATTATCCGACTGAACGCGATCGCCGCGTTCGGAGGCTTTTGGGTCGCTTCCAAATGGCATATAAATTGGTGGCTGCTGCTGTTCATGCTGATCGGCTCTGCCCTGACGATGGCTTCGGCTTGCGTCATCAATAATTACTGGGACCGCGAGCTGGACAAAAAAATGGAGCGCACCCGCGGCCGCGCGCTGCCGATGAACCGTCTGCGCCCGGGTCCGGTGCTCGTTTACGGCATCATACTCGGCGTTGTCGGGCTTGCGGTGCTGTTCGTTCTGGTCAACCCGCTGACGGGCTGGCTCGGTCTGCTCGGGTATTTCGTTTACGTCGTCGTGTATACGATGTGGCTGAAGCGCACCTCGACCTGGAGCACGTCGATCGGCGGCGTATCCGGCGCCATGCCTCCGGTTATCGGGTACTGTGCCGTGACCGGGCACGTCGATGCAGGAGCCTGGATGCTGTTCGCGCTCTTGTTCCTGTGGCAGCCGGCGCATTTCTGGTCGCTTGCCATCCGCCGGGTCGAGGAATACCGCGCCGCGGGCTATCCGCTGCTGCCTGTCGTGAAGGGCATTCGCCGCACGAAGCTGCAGATGATTCCGTATACGCTGCTGCTCATTCCAACCGGCATTCTGATGTACCTGTACGGCTACGTCGGCTATTTCTTCCTCGGCATTTCGATACTCGGCGGAGTGCTGTGGCTTGTCCAAACGCTGGTTGGACTGCGGACGTCGGACGATACAAAATGGGCTAAAATCAATTTTATTATTTCGGTCAATTATTTGATGGTCGTATTCCTGGTTATGATCGCGGATACGACTTGGTCCGTTTAA
- a CDS encoding DNA primase: MDIAIIVEGKNDRSRLRRVLTGDVPIFCTYGTPGTEQLEKLRKQVGDLQPFIFTDNDSSGKRIRGILRDAFPDAEHIHTRRGYPGVEKTPEEYLIEQLEKAGLEAYIVYPPANPAPWSKDDQ; this comes from the coding sequence ATGGACATTGCGATCATCGTGGAAGGAAAAAACGACCGGAGCCGGCTGAGGCGCGTGCTGACCGGCGACGTGCCGATCTTCTGTACATACGGGACGCCCGGCACCGAGCAGCTCGAGAAGCTGCGCAAACAGGTGGGGGATTTGCAGCCGTTTATTTTTACCGATAACGACTCGTCGGGCAAGCGCATTCGGGGGATTCTCCGCGACGCGTTCCCGGATGCCGAGCATATCCATACGAGGCGCGGCTATCCCGGCGTCGAGAAAACGCCGGAGGAATATTTGATCGAGCAATTGGAAAAAGCGGGGCTGGAGGCCTACATCGTGTACCCTCCCGCAAACCCCGCTCCCTGGAGCAAAGATGATCAGTGA
- a CDS encoding MFS transporter — translation MKTAIWLYFFLFVAFFDLHAQYPILTPFAVSLGAAPSFIGLMMGLYSITHLPGNVIAGYGVDRFGSRLFIVFSLAAAGVVLVFQASVTNPWQLLILRSISGFVLAFLSPACMSLLARITRDRIQQGKLMAGNGLVHTVASVVSPAAGAFLVAQIGFTTSFLILGWVLVATAACALFFIRDVPLDASAAADGQAGALHGGGHAFHGAAPHHGGPEGEPAGTPVKVPWLVYTLPIAMSCAQGILSFELPLMAKTQEAMMTTGLLFSVVSLGALLTLSMLFLNKLSAYMRSLWGAFVLALLYFAIAAGVPAPFYLLLLLLGMAKGVIFPALSTLLIELSGGARYGRTFSILSIAFSVGAFIGPLLAGHLRDYVSPYYIAFIALMIAVSLLPFHTIRTKGAGAHFSRIG, via the coding sequence GTGAAAACTGCAATCTGGCTTTATTTTTTCCTGTTCGTCGCCTTTTTCGACCTGCATGCCCAGTATCCGATCCTGACGCCGTTCGCGGTCTCGCTCGGTGCCGCGCCGTCGTTCATCGGGCTGATGATGGGCCTCTATTCGATTACGCATTTGCCCGGCAACGTCATTGCCGGCTACGGCGTCGACCGGTTCGGCAGCCGGCTGTTCATCGTGTTCAGCCTGGCCGCAGCAGGTGTCGTGCTTGTGTTCCAGGCAAGCGTCACCAATCCCTGGCAGCTGCTGATTCTGCGCTCCATCAGCGGCTTCGTGCTCGCCTTTCTGTCCCCGGCGTGTATGTCGCTGCTCGCGCGCATCACAAGGGACCGGATTCAGCAGGGCAAGCTGATGGCCGGCAACGGGCTCGTCCACACGGTCGCTTCCGTCGTATCGCCGGCGGCCGGAGCCTTCCTCGTGGCGCAAATCGGCTTTACGACCTCCTTTCTCATCCTCGGCTGGGTCCTTGTCGCTACCGCCGCCTGCGCGCTGTTCTTTATCCGCGACGTGCCTTTAGACGCATCGGCCGCAGCGGACGGACAGGCGGGCGCCCTGCACGGCGGAGGTCACGCTTTTCACGGCGCCGCCCCGCATCACGGAGGGCCGGAGGGGGAGCCTGCCGGCACGCCGGTCAAGGTGCCCTGGCTCGTCTATACGCTGCCGATTGCGATGAGCTGCGCGCAGGGCATTCTTTCCTTCGAGCTGCCGCTGATGGCGAAGACGCAGGAGGCGATGATGACGACCGGCCTCCTGTTCTCCGTCGTCAGCCTCGGCGCGCTGCTGACGCTCAGCATGCTGTTCCTGAACAAGCTGTCCGCCTATATGAGGTCGCTGTGGGGGGCTTTCGTCCTGGCGCTCCTGTATTTTGCGATCGCGGCCGGCGTCCCGGCGCCCTTTTACCTGCTGCTGCTCCTGCTCGGCATGGCCAAGGGCGTCATTTTCCCGGCGCTGTCCACGCTGCTGATCGAGCTGAGCGGCGGCGCGCGCTACGGCCGCACCTTCTCGATCCTGTCGATCGCCTTCTCGGTCGGCGCATTCATCGGGCCGCTGCTGGCCGGTCATCTTCGCGACTACGTCTCGCCGTATTACATCGCCTTTATCGCGCTCATGATCGCCGTTTCCCTCCTGCCTTTCCACACGATTCGAACCAAAGGCGCCGGCGCCCATTTTTCCCGGATTGGGTAA
- a CDS encoding sporulation protein YjcZ: MSEERGLGGLWTSTGTILVLFILLVIVLCGMFY, encoded by the coding sequence ATGTCTGAAGAACGTGGCTTAGGCGGATTGTGGACGTCGACCGGCACGATTCTCGTGCTGTTCATCCTGCTCGTTATCGTATTATGCGGCATGTTCTATTGA
- a CDS encoding SCO family protein, with amino-acid sequence MTFAKKHAFKIAVLALCGAMAIYLYVSAHKGTTVNLNQNYKAPEFAMKDLDGNEVSLADTNGKVRVLYFFYANCPDVCPPTTFLMSKAQDELKKKGVFGKDVEFMSIDFNPAETNDVIRKFAGNFDVDSSGWKFLRSNSDEDVKKVMDGFGLGLVKDQNGYYTHADAITFIDRKGNVRKAIVGANDPESSADKIVDIVDALL; translated from the coding sequence GTGACGTTCGCAAAAAAGCATGCGTTTAAAATCGCGGTGCTCGCATTATGCGGCGCAATGGCCATTTATCTGTATGTTTCGGCTCATAAAGGAACCACGGTCAATCTGAACCAGAATTACAAGGCGCCGGAGTTTGCCATGAAGGATTTGGACGGCAACGAAGTTTCGTTGGCAGATACGAACGGGAAGGTGCGCGTGCTTTATTTCTTTTACGCCAACTGCCCGGACGTCTGCCCGCCGACGACGTTCCTGATGTCGAAGGCGCAGGACGAGCTGAAGAAGAAGGGCGTCTTCGGAAAGGACGTCGAGTTTATGTCGATTGACTTCAATCCGGCCGAAACGAACGACGTTATCCGAAAATTTGCCGGCAACTTCGATGTTGATTCCAGCGGGTGGAAATTTTTGCGCAGCAACAGCGACGAAGATGTCAAGAAAGTGATGGATGGCTTCGGACTCGGGCTCGTTAAGGACCAGAACGGTTACTATACGCATGCCGACGCCATTACTTTTATCGACCGCAAAGGCAACGTGCGCAAAGCGATTGTCGGTGCGAACGACCCGGAGTCGAGCGCGGATAAAATTGTCGATATCGTCGACGCGCTGCTCTGA
- a CDS encoding transglutaminase domain-containing protein, producing MTWVHALLKPEPVALLVLLVLLVSLIQGMTRGASGSAKRLFYFVWQAIAAVVSLVLAGKTAAWLSPLVHDWLTERHIAVPNEQLPAWKEAWYTIVTSLRDFELFRFGVLFLASYFLLRILLGWMLPFVMALFDLIAGGERSTGRGTFLSHTASRTTGALLGVLLGAGRAFIVIALLFVYVSLLPGGPFADSIKASAFYSKTASELIEPVAGDVLKRGPVLAEAVQAEFQRVLSRKYEVIDSAIPNDIAQAAVAVTKNAHTDKEKARALYDWIGSRIAYDWDKADNYEKHGEWKEQTPEDTFRTRKGVCIDIARLYAVMARASGLQVQVVTGLGEISDGTYGPHAWNEVRLADQGGVWIPLDATWAPSGDWFDPSGFDSTHVRQA from the coding sequence ATGACATGGGTACATGCCCTGCTGAAGCCGGAACCGGTTGCCCTCTTGGTGCTGCTCGTCCTGCTTGTTTCGCTTATTCAAGGGATGACGAGAGGCGCATCGGGTTCCGCGAAGCGCCTTTTCTATTTTGTATGGCAGGCGATTGCAGCCGTCGTCTCGCTCGTGCTGGCCGGCAAGACGGCCGCCTGGCTGTCGCCGCTCGTCCATGATTGGCTGACGGAACGCCATATTGCCGTTCCGAATGAGCAGCTTCCCGCCTGGAAGGAAGCCTGGTACACGATCGTGACCAGCCTCCGGGACTTCGAGCTGTTTCGCTTCGGCGTGCTGTTTCTCGCCTCATATTTCTTGCTGCGCATCCTGCTCGGCTGGATGCTCCCGTTCGTCATGGCGCTCTTCGATCTGATTGCCGGCGGCGAGCGGAGCACCGGACGCGGCACGTTCCTGTCGCATACGGCCAGCAGAACGACCGGTGCGCTGCTTGGCGTACTGCTCGGCGCGGGAAGGGCGTTTATCGTGATCGCGCTGCTTTTTGTCTATGTATCGCTGCTGCCGGGCGGCCCTTTTGCCGACTCGATCAAAGCGTCGGCCTTCTACAGCAAGACGGCGAGCGAGCTCATCGAGCCGGTAGCCGGCGATGTGCTGAAGCGGGGACCGGTGCTTGCGGAGGCGGTGCAGGCGGAATTCCAGCGTGTGCTGTCGCGTAAATATGAAGTGATCGACTCGGCCATCCCGAACGATATCGCGCAGGCGGCCGTCGCCGTGACGAAGAATGCCCATACCGACAAGGAAAAGGCCCGCGCCCTGTACGACTGGATCGGCTCCCGCATCGCGTACGACTGGGACAAGGCCGACAATTACGAGAAGCACGGCGAATGGAAAGAACAGACGCCCGAGGATACGTTTCGGACGCGCAAAGGCGTCTGCATCGATATCGCCCGGCTGTATGCCGTGATGGCGCGTGCCAGCGGGCTTCAGGTCCAGGTCGTGACCGGGCTTGGCGAGATCAGCGACGGAACCTACGGACCTCACGCGTGGAACGAAGTGCGCCTGGCCGACCAGGGAGGCGTGTGGATTCCGCTTGACGCCACCTGGGCGCCGTCGGGCGACTGGTTCGACCCGAGCGGCTTTGACAGCACCCATGTCAGGCAGGCATGA